The Faecalibacter bovis genome includes the window AGGTTTATCAAATTTATCGCTTGCTAAAACTCCAAATGTGTCACCTCTAGAATAAACAGATTGCATATAATAAGCCCAAATAGGTAATGCGGTTGCAGCACCTTGTCCGTTTGCAGTACTACCAAAGTGTGCCGCACGGTCTTCGTTACCGACCCATACACCAGTTACCAAGTTTGGAGTTAATCCCATGTACCAACCATCTGAATTTTCATTTGTAGTTCCTGTTTTACCAGCAACTTCAGAAGTGATTCCATATTTTGTTCTGATCCAAGATCCGGTTCCACCATCAGATACACCTTTCATCAAATCAATCATGGTATAAGCAACGTATTCATTAACAACTTCTCGTGTTGTTGGTGTATAATCACGAATTACTTTACCTTGTTTGTCTTCAATTCTTAAGATTAACTGTGGTTTGATGTAAATACCTCCATTTGCGAATGCACTTAAAGCTCCAACCATTTCATACAATGATAAATCTGCTGAACCTAATGCGATCGTAGGATCTTTTGTAATAGGAGATTCTACACCTAAATCACGTGCCATTTGAATAACAGCCTCTTCACCTGTTTGCATAATAAGACGAGCAGCAACTACGTTTGTTGATTGTGCTAAGGCTGTTCTTAATGATTGCGAACCACCGTAACGTCCATTTGCATTTCTTGGCGACCATTTTCCTGGAATACGATCATTAGAAATAGTATGACATGGAGTTAATCCTAATTGATTAATTGCAGTAGCAAAAACGAAAGGTTTGAAGGTAGAACCAACCTGACGACGAGCTTGTTTTACGTGATCGTATTTAAAGTAATCCCAGTTAATTCCTCCAACCCAAGCTTTAATTGTACCATCCTTAGGATCCATCGACATTAAACCAGCTTGTAAGATATGCTTGTGATAGATAATAGAATCCATCAAAGTTTGATCCTTCATGTATTTAATCCCTTCCCAAGTAAAGAATTTTACTGAATCGCGAGGAGTATTGAAAGCAGTGCTAATTTGCTCATCAGAACTTCCGTTTTCTTTCATTAATTTATACAAATCAGTACGTTTTACAGCCTGATCTAATAAAGTATTTCTTTTAGCTTCAGTAATGTTGTAGAACGGAGCCATTTTACGCCCACGTTGTTCTGCAAAAAATCTTTCTTGTATCGTTTTCAAATGCTTTTTAACAGCATCTTCAGCCATTAATTGCATACGAGAATCAAGAGTTACATAAATTTTTAATCCATCTTTATCAAGATTATATGTTTTACCTGTTTCTTTCTCATATTCTACTAGCCATTCTTCAATTTCTTTGCGTAAAGCAGTTTTAAAGTATGCTGAATATGTTTCGTCTTGCGCTGTGATATACTGACGATCTGTAACTAAAGGTTTAGCTTTTAAAGCATCACCTTCAGCTGAAGATAATTTGTTGTATTTAACCATCTGATCAATCACTAAGTTTCTTTTTTCTTTAGAAACTTCAGGATATTTGATAGGATTGAAAGCGACAGGATTTTGGAACATAGAAACCAAAGTAGCAGCTTCTACAACATCTAATTCTTTTGTTGTTTTATTGAAGTAAACTTTTGATGCTGATTCAATACCTTTTGCTCCAAAAATGAAGTCAAATTTATTGAAGTACATTGCAATAATTTCTTCTTTAGTGTACAATTTTTCTAATTGAACAGATGTTACCCATTCTTTAATCTTTTGTAAACCACGCATGATTACATTAGAAGAAGGCTCTTTCGTGTATAACTGCTTTGCTAACTGTTGCGTAATAGTAGAACCACCACCAGCTTCACCAGCAGACGTTACAGCACGCATTGCTGCCTTAGCATCAATACCAGGATGTTCGAAGAAACGAATGTCCTCTTTTGCTAATAATGCATCAACCAAATGAGGTGGAAGATCTTTGTAATCAACAGGAGTACGACGTTCGGTTTCAAATCGATCTAATAAAACTCCATCAGACGAAATAATTTCTGATGAAACGTAAATATCTGGATTTTCCAGGTCACGAACATCAGGAATTTCACCTAACCATCCGTTAGATGCAGCCCAAAATATACCTGCAATACCAATTATTGCAGCAAAAAATCCGATCCAAATAAGAGTAACAATTCTTCCTAAAAAGGATTTATTCTTAACTGGTTTGGTTACTTTTTTTGTATTGTTTTTGTTTTCCATTTTTATAATTAATCAGTGGTTTGGTCAACAATCAAACTGATATCTTCAATTCCTTTTAATTTATCAGTACGCATACCATGCCAAACTTTTAGTTTGTATTTTCCGGTATCTTTTACAGCTAAATTCTCACGATAAACCAATAACATTTCTTTGGTATTCATACCTTTACCAATCCAAGTTCCATCAGGATTTGCGATGTAATATTGTAAAGTATCAACCATTACATTTCCTTTAGGGTCAGTAAATTTTGTAAACAAATAAACATTACTGTATTCGTAATCGGTATTATTTCTAAAAACAAATCCCATATTTACTTTTGTTAGTGTTGTATCCTTCACATCAAACGTAAATTCAATAGGTTTTTTAACAGACCATTCTCCTTTTAAATCTTTTGTTTCTTGATGATAATGTTTCGATTCACAAGCTGTGAATAAGAACATTAAAAACAATAAAAAACTACTGTTTCGAATTATCTGGTTTCGGTCCACGATGAAATCTTTTTTTGTTTTTGCTTTTAGGTTTTGTTCCATTTGATTGATTTTCTCCACCAGCAGGATTCGTGCTTTTTTGTTCAACTTTTTGTACTTGAGGTTGCTCTGCAAGTTTGTTCTGTTGAGGTTTTCCTTGTTGATTCGGATTCCTTTTCTGTTGATTTGGATTCTTCTTAACAGGATTCTGTTTTTGTCCTTCAGAATTTTGTTGTGTATTTCCTTCAGTTTGATTTTGCTGAGGTTTTGCAACTTGATTCTGGTTCGGATTACGCTTCTTATTATTGTTATTATTGCGTTGAGAATTGTTTTGGTTTGGATTCCTTTTCTGTTGTTGATTAGGATTCTTAGCTTTTTCTTTTACTTCAACTGCATTTTGCTTCGAATTAGACGCGTTTGCAGATTCTTTGGTATTAGGCTTTCTTTTTGGCTTAATACGTTTGCGTTTTGAATTTTCTTTACGCTCAAAACGTTCTAAAGAATCTTCTTCGATTCCGTCACCGAAAGAAGGTTTATTATCAACAACAGATTTTGCTAAATCTTCTAACGATTCAGTTTTTTCTCCGTTTGCGTTAATTTGTAAAAATTCTTGTACATCTTCTACAGAGAATTTATACCATAAAACGCTTCCTTTTTCGTAAGCAAACCACATTTCTTTCTTGAAAACATCAATTTTTACACAATGTGCAAATCCTTTTTCAGTCTCGAATTTACTTTCGATTGATGGAAAATGATTTAATGCATCCAAATAAGAATCTAACTCGAAATTCAAACAACATTTTAATTTACCACATTGACCAGCTAACTTTTGTGAGTTAATTGATAATTGTTGGTAACGAGCTGCTGCTGTACTTACTGAGCGGAAGTCTGTTAACCAAGTTGAACAACATAATTCGCGTCCACAAGATCCAATACCTCCAATTTTTGCTGCTTCTTGACGGAAACCAATTTGTTTCATCTCAATTCTTACACCAAATTTCCCAGCGTATTCTTTGATTAATTGTCTAAAATCGACACGTCCTTCAGCAGTATAATAAAATGTTACTTTCGCACCATCTCCTTGATACTCAACATCACAAATTTTCATCTCTAAATCAAGGTTTTTAGCCATGATTCTTGAGTCAATCATTGTTTGTTTTTCTCTTTCACGAAACTCTTGCCAAGTTTCTATATCTTTTTGGTTTGCCTTACGATATACTTTTTTAATATCTTCACCTTCCCAAGAAAGATTTTTCTTTTTCATTTGGATTCTAACCAGCTCACCCGTAAGTGTAACAATTCCGATATCATGTCCCGGAGTTCCTTCAACAGCGATTATATCGCCTACGTTTAACGAAATATTATTTTCGTTTTTATAATAGAATTTTCGATCGTTTTTGAATCGAACTTCAACGAAATTAAATGGTTGTTGACCATTCGGTAATTTCATGTTCGATAACCAGTCGAAAACTGATAATTTACCACATCCATCAGTGCCACAGGCACCGTTATTGTTACATCCTTTCGGAAGGCCACTGCTAGAAGTTCCACAAGATCCACAAGCCATGCTTCTAATTTTTAAAATGACAACACAAAGGTAAAAAAAAAAAGTTCTGTATTATGATTTATATTACGTTGTGTGTGAAAGGTAAGATTTAACCAAAAACTTCACTAAATGAGTAGGTTTGATCCAATCTGATCCCTTTTTCGGTGCGTTTTAATGTTGCTAATTCGTTGTAACAATCATGTTCGAAGTATAGGATATATTCATTTTCTACAGCTTCTTCTAGAAATTTTCCTTTTTCTTCAACTGTTATAAGTGGTCTCGTATCAAATCCAATGACATAAATTAAAGGAATTTGTCCTACTGTTGGAATTAAATCCGCTACATAAACAATCTTTTTTCCTTTGTAAGTAATCATCGGAAGCATTTGTTTTTCGGTGTGTCCGTCAACATATAAAATATCAAAACCTAAAGGTGTATCAGTGATTCTATCTTCTCCGTTTTTTGGTAAGGATAACATTTTTAACTGACCACTTTCGTGCATTGGAAGTATGTTTTCTTTCAGGAAAGAAGCTTTCTCGCGTGGGTTTGGATTGACTGCCCAATCCCAATGATTTTCATTTGTCCAGAATGTTGCATTTTTAAAAGCAGGTTCTAAAAAGTTTTTTTCGGAGTTATATTTTATGGCTCCACCACAGTGGTCAAAATGAAGGTGTGTTAAAAAAACATCAGTAATATCGTCGCGATGGAATCCATGTTTGGCTAATGATATATCAAGCGAAAAATCTCCAAATAAATAATAAAAACTAAAGAATTTATCGTCTTGTTTATTTCCGATTCCTGTATCGATTAAGATTAATCTATCTCCATCTTCAATCAACAAACATCTCATCCCAAGATCAATTAAGTTTTTTTCATCTGCAGGATTAGTTTTATTCCAAATTGATTTTGGAACAATTCCGAACATCGCACCTCCGTCTAGTTTGAAGTTTCCGGTTTCTATTGTGTATAATTTCATTTTGTGGTTATTTATTGTGATAAAATTCGTTAAGAATAAATTATTATTCTAAAAACGAAGATAAAAAAATAGAATATTATAAAAATAATCAGCCATTATTCTATTGAAGACCTTATTTTTGTATAAAATTTAGATACAAATCAATGGCAAAAGAAGTTCGTGTAAGATTTGCGCCGAGTCCAACTGGTGCATTACACATTGGAGGAGTACGTACGGCGTTATACAATTATCTTTTCGCAAAACATCATAACGGGAAATTCTTATTAAGAATTGAAGATACAGACCAAACACGTTTTGTGGAAGGTGCTGAACAATATATAATTGATTCTCTTAAATGGTTAGGATTAACTCCAGACGAAGGAGTAGGTTTTGGAGGAGAATTAGGACCTTATAAACAATCTGAGCGTAAAGAAATTTACAAAGGATATGTTGAAGAATTATTAGCGAATGGAAAAGCTTATTATGCATTTGATACAGCTGAAGAGTTAGACGAAGCTCGTGCAAAAGCAGAAGAAAATAAGGAAACTTTTATCTACAACTGGTCAACTCGTGGAGCTTTAAAAAACTCTTTATCTTTAAGTGAAGAAGAAACTAAGGCTTTATTAGATAATGGTACCCCATACGTTGTTCGTTTTAAAATAGATGATACAAGAACAGTTTTATTAGACGATTTAATTCGTGGTAAAATTTCTATTGACGCATCAACTTTAGATGATAAAGTATTATTTAAATCTGACGGAATGCCAACTTATCATATGGCTAACATTGTTGATGATCATTTAATGGAAATTACACATGTTATTCGTGGAGAAGAGTGGTTACCATCAATGGCATTACACGAATTATTATATGATGCTTTTGGTTGGGAAGCGCCTCGATTTGCACACTTACCATTAATTCTAAAACCAGAAGGTAAAGGAAAATTGAGTAAGCGTGATGGAGATAAGCATGGTTTCCCTGTATTCCCTATGGAATGGGAAACGGAAGAAGGTGTTGCTAAAGGTTACAAACAGGAAGGATATTTCCCTGACGCTGTAATTAATATGTTAGCATTATTAGGATGGAGTCCAGGAACTGATCAGGAGATTTTTACTATGGATGAATTGATCCAAGCATTTTCATTAGAAAAAGTTTCAAAATCAGGAGCTCGTTTTTCTCCAGAAAAAGCGACTTGGTTCAATAATCAATACTTACAGCAAAAATCAGCTGAAGAATTGTTACCAGCATTTGAAGAAGTTTTAGCAGCGAATGGAGTAGAAGCTAATTCAACTTTAAATACTCAAGTAATTGAATTATTGAAAGAAAGAGCTGATTTTGTAAAAGATATTTATACACAAGGAGAATTCTTTTATATAGCTCCTACATCTTACGATGAAAAAGCTGCTAAAAAAGCATATAAAGAAGATTCTACAGAAATTTTAACGAAGTTTATCGACGTTTTAAATTTAACTGAATTTACAGCTGAAGCTTTACATGATGCTATGGCTAATTTTGTTACAGCACAAGAAATTGGATTCGGAAAAATCGGAATGCCTTTACGATTAAGTTTAGTTGGTGCATTACAAGGACCAGATGTTCCTGTAATTATGGCTATGTTAGGAAAAGAGGAGACGATTGCACGTATCAATAAGATTATTGAAACTTTAGGATAAGATCTTTTTTCTAAAAGAATACATAAAAAGCCACTGATTTTGTCAGTGGCTTTTCATTTTAAAACTAAAAATAAATAATGAAAAAATTATAAGTTGAATTTTACGGGTTGTAACAATTCTAATTCATCTGGAGAAAAGATTCGATAGTTTACCTTAAATGTTTTCCCTAAGGGAACTTCTAAAGAAAAACCACCAGCTCCTATTGCGTCAATCACATCTAATTCAAAATGTGCGTGTTTCCAATATTCAAATAAATCTTTATCCACCCAGAATTCACAATCTTCAATTATCCCAATACAAACATCTTTGTATCGTAAATAATATTCTCCTTTTTTAAAACATTGTGGTTGTGTACCTTCACAACATCCACCGGCTTGGTAAAACATCAATTCGCCATATTTTTCTTTTAAAGTATCAATTAACTTTTTGGCATTTTCTGTAATGTTTACTCTTGAAACCATGTTTTAAATTTTAAGATAAATCGTTGGTAATTATAACTTTAATTGCTTTTTCTTTTGCACCATTTTTAAAGACATCCCATGCTTTATCAATTTCTGAAAGTTTAAAATGATGCGTAATAATTTTATCTAAATTAAATTTATTTGCAGCTGTACTTTTAATTAACATAGGAGTAGTGTTTGTGTTTACTAATCCTGTACGAACTGTAATATTTTTAATCCACAATTTCTGAATATCAAAAGTTACACTTTTACCGTGTACACCAACGTTTGCGATATATCCGCCAGGTTTAATAATCTTTTGACAAATATCCCAAGTAGATGGAATACCAACAGCTTCAATAGCAACATCAACACCTTCTTCGAATAATTCTAAAACTTTAGCAACAGCGTCGCTTGAACCAGAATTAATAATATCTGTAGCGCCAAGTTCTTTTGAAAGTTCTAATCGATTATCATCTAAATCAATCATAATAATTCGAGCAGGCGAATATAATTGTGCCGTTACTAAAACTGATAATCCAACAGGACCAGCACCGATAATAGCAACTGTATCACCAGGTTTTACATTTCCGTATTGTACACCAATTTCGTGACCAGTTGGTAAAATATCACTGATTAAAACTGCATTATCGTCGCTAATAGTTTCTGGTATTTTATATAAACTGTTATCGGCGTGTGGAATACGAACATATTCGGCTTGTGTACCATCAATCATGTATCCTAAAATCCAACTACCATCTTTACAATGTGAGTATAATTGTTTTTTACAATATTCGCACGACCCACAAACAGTAACACAAGAAATGATAACCTTGTCACCAACTTTAAAATTAGTTACACTATCACCAACTTGTTCAACAATTCCTACACCTTCGTGACCAAGAATTCTACCTTCTTCAACTTCTGGATTTTTACCTTTATAAATACCTAAATCAGTTCCACAAATTGTTGTTTTTAAAACTTTAACAATTGCGTCTGTAGGTTTAAGAATTTCAGGTTTTGGTTTTTCTTCAAAGACAATATTATGTTCTCCTTTGTATACTAATGCTTTCATTGTATTATTTTTTTTGGTTATGTAATGATTAAAAGAATCCTAATTTTTTCTTGCTATATGAAACAAGCATATTTTTTGTTTGACGGTAATGATCTAACATCATTTTGTGATTTTCACGACCAATCCCCGATAATTTATATCCTCCAAATGGAGC containing:
- a CDS encoding penicillin-binding protein 1A, with the protein product MENKNNTKKVTKPVKNKSFLGRIVTLIWIGFFAAIIGIAGIFWAASNGWLGEIPDVRDLENPDIYVSSEIISSDGVLLDRFETERRTPVDYKDLPPHLVDALLAKEDIRFFEHPGIDAKAAMRAVTSAGEAGGGSTITQQLAKQLYTKEPSSNVIMRGLQKIKEWVTSVQLEKLYTKEEIIAMYFNKFDFIFGAKGIESASKVYFNKTTKELDVVEAATLVSMFQNPVAFNPIKYPEVSKEKRNLVIDQMVKYNKLSSAEGDALKAKPLVTDRQYITAQDETYSAYFKTALRKEIEEWLVEYEKETGKTYNLDKDGLKIYVTLDSRMQLMAEDAVKKHLKTIQERFFAEQRGRKMAPFYNITEAKRNTLLDQAVKRTDLYKLMKENGSSDEQISTAFNTPRDSVKFFTWEGIKYMKDQTLMDSIIYHKHILQAGLMSMDPKDGTIKAWVGGINWDYFKYDHVKQARRQVGSTFKPFVFATAINQLGLTPCHTISNDRIPGKWSPRNANGRYGGSQSLRTALAQSTNVVAARLIMQTGEEAVIQMARDLGVESPITKDPTIALGSADLSLYEMVGALSAFANGGIYIKPQLILRIEDKQGKVIRDYTPTTREVVNEYVAYTMIDLMKGVSDGGTGSWIRTKYGITSEVAGKTGTTNENSDGWYMGLTPNLVTGVWVGNEDRAAHFGSTANGQGAATALPIWAYYMQSVYSRGDTFGVLASDKFDKPADIDSRWDCSSLMGFHQYNQVHNNDIIEGTGEPLDQNATETGEEIIEQ
- a CDS encoding gliding motility lipoprotein GldH yields the protein MFLFTACESKHYHQETKDLKGEWSVKKPIEFTFDVKDTTLTKVNMGFVFRNNTDYEYSNVYLFTKFTDPKGNVMVDTLQYYIANPDGTWIGKGMNTKEMLLVYRENLAVKDTGKYKLKVWHGMRTDKLKGIEDISLIVDQTTD
- a CDS encoding PSP1 domain-containing protein, whose product is MACGSCGTSSSGLPKGCNNNGACGTDGCGKLSVFDWLSNMKLPNGQQPFNFVEVRFKNDRKFYYKNENNISLNVGDIIAVEGTPGHDIGIVTLTGELVRIQMKKKNLSWEGEDIKKVYRKANQKDIETWQEFREREKQTMIDSRIMAKNLDLEMKICDVEYQGDGAKVTFYYTAEGRVDFRQLIKEYAGKFGVRIEMKQIGFRQEAAKIGGIGSCGRELCCSTWLTDFRSVSTAAARYQQLSINSQKLAGQCGKLKCCLNFELDSYLDALNHFPSIESKFETEKGFAHCVKIDVFKKEMWFAYEKGSVLWYKFSVEDVQEFLQINANGEKTESLEDLAKSVVDNKPSFGDGIEEDSLERFERKENSKRKRIKPKRKPNTKESANASNSKQNAVEVKEKAKNPNQQQKRNPNQNNSQRNNNNNKKRNPNQNQVAKPQQNQTEGNTQQNSEGQKQNPVKKNPNQQKRNPNQQGKPQQNKLAEQPQVQKVEQKSTNPAGGENQSNGTKPKSKNKKRFHRGPKPDNSKQ
- a CDS encoding MBL fold metallo-hydrolase is translated as MKLYTIETGNFKLDGGAMFGIVPKSIWNKTNPADEKNLIDLGMRCLLIEDGDRLILIDTGIGNKQDDKFFSFYYLFGDFSLDISLAKHGFHRDDITDVFLTHLHFDHCGGAIKYNSEKNFLEPAFKNATFWTNENHWDWAVNPNPREKASFLKENILPMHESGQLKMLSLPKNGEDRITDTPLGFDILYVDGHTEKQMLPMITYKGKKIVYVADLIPTVGQIPLIYVIGFDTRPLITVEEKGKFLEEAVENEYILYFEHDCYNELATLKRTEKGIRLDQTYSFSEVFG
- the gltX gene encoding glutamate--tRNA ligase, producing MAKEVRVRFAPSPTGALHIGGVRTALYNYLFAKHHNGKFLLRIEDTDQTRFVEGAEQYIIDSLKWLGLTPDEGVGFGGELGPYKQSERKEIYKGYVEELLANGKAYYAFDTAEELDEARAKAEENKETFIYNWSTRGALKNSLSLSEEETKALLDNGTPYVVRFKIDDTRTVLLDDLIRGKISIDASTLDDKVLFKSDGMPTYHMANIVDDHLMEITHVIRGEEWLPSMALHELLYDAFGWEAPRFAHLPLILKPEGKGKLSKRDGDKHGFPVFPMEWETEEGVAKGYKQEGYFPDAVINMLALLGWSPGTDQEIFTMDELIQAFSLEKVSKSGARFSPEKATWFNNQYLQQKSAEELLPAFEEVLAANGVEANSTLNTQVIELLKERADFVKDIYTQGEFFYIAPTSYDEKAAKKAYKEDSTEILTKFIDVLNLTEFTAEALHDAMANFVTAQEIGFGKIGMPLRLSLVGALQGPDVPVIMAMLGKEETIARINKIIETLG
- a CDS encoding DUF779 domain-containing protein, with the translated sequence MVSRVNITENAKKLIDTLKEKYGELMFYQAGGCCEGTQPQCFKKGEYYLRYKDVCIGIIEDCEFWVDKDLFEYWKHAHFELDVIDAIGAGGFSLEVPLGKTFKVNYRIFSPDELELLQPVKFNL
- a CDS encoding zinc-dependent alcohol dehydrogenase family protein, with translation MKALVYKGEHNIVFEEKPKPEILKPTDAIVKVLKTTICGTDLGIYKGKNPEVEEGRILGHEGVGIVEQVGDSVTNFKVGDKVIISCVTVCGSCEYCKKQLYSHCKDGSWILGYMIDGTQAEYVRIPHADNSLYKIPETISDDNAVLISDILPTGHEIGVQYGNVKPGDTVAIIGAGPVGLSVLVTAQLYSPARIIMIDLDDNRLELSKELGATDIINSGSSDAVAKVLELFEEGVDVAIEAVGIPSTWDICQKIIKPGGYIANVGVHGKSVTFDIQKLWIKNITVRTGLVNTNTTPMLIKSTAANKFNLDKIITHHFKLSEIDKAWDVFKNGAKEKAIKVIITNDLS